Proteins from one Microbacterium sp. Root553 genomic window:
- a CDS encoding carbohydrate ABC transporter permease — MTTTIITKRSWVHSLGTGGKFVILGVAAFLTLGPVVWTLVTALSPTDSVTQEVTVGFGAFADVFTKIPLWLYAWNSALVVMLVAAGQMLSAAMAGYVFAKFEFRSKKILFALILATMMVPLQVTIVPVFMLVRGMGLADTLLALIVPALPTAFGTFLMRQYFMGIPTELGEAAQLDGAGPWRTFFGVYLPLATPALAIVGILAFNYHWNEFFRPLIMTISDQNFTLPLGLVTLQGNLGTGSISTVLAGVILSMIPALLVFFFGQKPLREGLTAGVGK, encoded by the coding sequence ATGACCACGACAATCATCACGAAGCGCTCATGGGTCCACAGCCTCGGCACCGGCGGCAAGTTCGTCATCCTCGGGGTGGCGGCCTTCCTCACTCTCGGGCCCGTCGTCTGGACGCTCGTCACGGCACTGTCGCCCACAGACAGCGTCACGCAAGAGGTCACGGTGGGCTTCGGAGCGTTCGCCGACGTCTTCACCAAGATCCCGCTCTGGCTGTACGCCTGGAACAGCGCTCTCGTGGTGATGCTCGTCGCCGCCGGGCAGATGCTCTCTGCGGCGATGGCGGGCTACGTCTTCGCCAAGTTCGAGTTCCGCAGTAAGAAGATCCTCTTCGCCCTGATCCTCGCGACCATGATGGTTCCGCTGCAGGTCACGATCGTGCCCGTGTTCATGCTGGTGCGGGGCATGGGGCTGGCCGACACCCTCCTGGCGCTCATCGTGCCCGCCCTGCCCACCGCGTTCGGCACGTTCCTGATGCGGCAGTACTTCATGGGGATCCCGACGGAGCTGGGTGAGGCCGCGCAGCTCGACGGCGCAGGTCCCTGGCGCACGTTCTTCGGCGTGTACCTGCCGCTGGCGACGCCGGCCCTCGCGATCGTCGGCATCCTCGCCTTCAACTATCACTGGAACGAGTTCTTCCGACCGCTCATCATGACCATCAGTGATCAGAACTTCACGTTGCCGCTCGGGCTCGTGACTCTGCAGGGCAATCTCGGCACCGGCAGCATCTCGACGGTGCTCGCCGGAGTGATCCTCTCGATGATCCCTGCGCTGCTGGTGTTCTTCTTCGGGCAGAAGCCGCTGCGCGAAGGACTCACGGCGGGCGTCGGCAAGTGA
- a CDS encoding carbohydrate ABC transporter permease, whose translation MSESSTRTLTVPPGARGETGTVARSGRSIIWVFLAPTVIGLGLFNLVPIIGSFVLAFFRWDIISDPVFVGVDNFVDLAMNPTVRVSFLNTIGFVIVAVILQLTVALVLAILVQSKMPTWLRTFFRSSLFFPLILSAASVSLIMAYLFNQEFGLVNQTLNLIGIADVGWLTTGFGAKVVVLLVYVWQNFGFTFLLFIGGLAAIPSEVYEASSLDGAAGWTQFRMITLPLVSPTLLVASVMAIINALQIFDQPWVLTRGGPGDETRTAVMVIYESAFRELDFGGASAIGIVLTLLIMLVTAIQFRLSRRFVFYG comes from the coding sequence ATGTCGGAGAGCAGCACGCGAACCCTGACCGTGCCGCCGGGAGCGCGCGGCGAGACCGGCACCGTCGCCCGCTCGGGGCGGTCCATCATCTGGGTCTTCCTGGCCCCCACCGTGATCGGCCTCGGGCTGTTCAACCTCGTCCCGATCATCGGATCGTTCGTCCTTGCCTTCTTCCGGTGGGACATCATCTCCGATCCGGTGTTCGTCGGCGTCGACAACTTCGTCGATCTGGCGATGAACCCGACGGTGCGTGTGTCTTTTCTGAACACCATCGGCTTCGTGATCGTGGCGGTCATCCTGCAGCTCACGGTCGCGCTGGTGCTCGCCATCCTCGTGCAGTCGAAGATGCCGACATGGTTGCGCACCTTCTTCCGGTCGTCCCTGTTCTTCCCGCTGATCCTGTCGGCGGCATCCGTCTCCCTGATCATGGCGTACCTGTTCAACCAGGAGTTCGGGCTCGTGAATCAGACGCTCAACCTGATCGGCATCGCCGACGTCGGGTGGTTGACGACCGGGTTCGGAGCGAAGGTCGTGGTGCTGCTCGTCTACGTGTGGCAGAACTTCGGCTTCACGTTCCTGCTCTTCATCGGGGGCCTCGCCGCGATCCCGAGCGAGGTCTACGAGGCATCCTCCCTCGACGGCGCCGCCGGATGGACGCAGTTCCGCATGATCACGCTGCCCCTGGTGAGCCCGACCCTGCTGGTCGCATCGGTCATGGCCATCATCAACGCGCTGCAGATCTTCGATCAGCCGTGGGTGCTCACGCGAGGCGGGCCCGGTGATGAGACCCGAACCGCAGTCATGGTGATCTACGAGTCCGCCTTCCGGGAGCTCGACTTCGGAGGCGCCTCCGCGATCGGAATCGTGCTGACACTTCTCATCATGCTCGTCACGGCCATCCAGTTCCGGCTGAGCCGCCGATTCGTCTTCTACGGGTGA
- a CDS encoding ABC transporter substrate-binding protein, protein MVDLTRRALFGAIGLGIVGTVVSWPRLTGADIPGRGKDVLTVALFGTAQDAVARQALVDGFQRAHPGIEVRIVAIQGQDWSEYFAKILTMIAAGTPPDVVTVATEGAQLFASRLAHPLDDFVRRDASQMQEYFDDVNPALIEAFMYQGSLFQMPDNFNAANVFYSTQAMERAGLERPADNWTLDEFFATARAMKKSAPGQFLPYFWNNRLWGGVVPWLYVNNTSFLREEKAGGGDWFWNRFYPDQPARSGGYVWQQADALNESVEESFSVLQSMVSEGLAANPAQGGGNELVSLFSTGAVGMTPAGGFWVSGLEEAGVANDAYDVTYFPRMAGQRHQFGAGGYAIMETSPRKDEAWEWLKYCVSVEGMTIAHPKPDSSLPRRSLNAELYGAGVGPAHWEVFYDTLDRFPDTGPMPAPPQQAAVESALLKNVVSTITNGPSGVRRGLETMQRDLEIALGGR, encoded by the coding sequence GTGGTTGATCTCACTCGCAGGGCTCTGTTCGGTGCCATCGGATTGGGCATCGTCGGCACCGTGGTCTCGTGGCCTCGGCTCACCGGAGCCGACATCCCCGGGCGCGGAAAAGACGTCCTGACGGTCGCTCTCTTCGGCACTGCGCAGGATGCCGTGGCCCGCCAGGCGCTGGTCGACGGCTTCCAGCGCGCACACCCCGGGATCGAGGTGCGCATCGTCGCCATCCAGGGACAGGACTGGAGCGAGTACTTCGCGAAGATCCTCACGATGATCGCGGCGGGCACGCCTCCGGATGTCGTCACGGTGGCGACGGAGGGCGCGCAGCTCTTCGCCTCGCGTCTCGCGCATCCGCTCGACGACTTCGTGCGCCGCGACGCGTCGCAGATGCAGGAGTACTTCGACGACGTGAACCCGGCGCTCATCGAGGCGTTCATGTACCAGGGCAGCCTGTTCCAGATGCCCGACAACTTCAATGCGGCGAACGTCTTCTACAGCACCCAGGCGATGGAGCGCGCAGGCCTCGAGCGCCCCGCGGACAACTGGACACTGGATGAGTTCTTCGCGACCGCCCGGGCGATGAAGAAGAGCGCGCCGGGGCAGTTCCTGCCGTACTTCTGGAACAACCGACTCTGGGGCGGCGTCGTGCCGTGGCTCTACGTCAACAACACCAGCTTCCTCCGCGAGGAGAAGGCCGGTGGAGGCGACTGGTTCTGGAACCGCTTCTATCCCGACCAGCCGGCCCGCAGCGGAGGATACGTGTGGCAGCAGGCGGATGCGCTGAACGAGAGCGTCGAGGAGAGCTTCTCCGTGCTGCAGAGCATGGTCTCGGAGGGTCTTGCGGCGAACCCCGCACAGGGCGGCGGGAACGAGCTGGTCTCCCTGTTCTCCACCGGCGCGGTCGGCATGACCCCCGCGGGCGGATTCTGGGTGAGCGGCCTCGAAGAGGCGGGCGTCGCGAACGACGCCTACGACGTGACGTACTTCCCCCGGATGGCGGGGCAGCGCCATCAGTTCGGCGCCGGCGGCTACGCGATCATGGAGACCTCTCCGCGCAAGGACGAGGCCTGGGAGTGGCTCAAGTACTGTGTGTCGGTCGAGGGCATGACGATCGCCCATCCGAAGCCCGACTCGTCGCTTCCTCGTCGCTCGCTCAACGCCGAACTGTACGGCGCCGGAGTGGGCCCCGCCCACTGGGAGGTCTTCTACGACACCCTCGACAGATTCCCCGACACCGGCCCGATGCCGGCGCCTCCCCAGCAGGCCGCGGTCGAGTCGGCGTTGCTGAAGAACGTGGTGTCGACGATCACGAACGGCCCTTCCGGCGTCCGCCGCGGCCTGGAGACGATGCAGCGAGATCTCGAGATCGCGCTGGGAGGACGATGA
- a CDS encoding LacI family DNA-binding transcriptional regulator → MPNNVDRRPTLADVAALSGMSKTAVSMILNDRPGSRLSVDAARRVRAAAEELGYRPNPAAQSLRLGKTKTLGFISDQITVTRYASEMIRGLLSAAKEHGYTILIAETEGDDATISDEIQAMIDRRVDGILIGLLGARMIEVPQTPRDVPVVIVNGTSTTGHPSVLPDERTAGHAMAHLLTDAGHRRIGVIGNNPLAVSSPRHSVTIGPRFDGIHAAFAEAGVQSFVVDVPDWNPDVGYTRTLQMLDAHPDLTAILAGNDGVAFGAYQAIAERGLKVPDDISVASFDDEELASFQRPGLTTARLPYDVMGRTAVEMLLGEIPLGAVLIPMPVITRSSIRRLG, encoded by the coding sequence GTGCCGAACAACGTCGATCGCAGGCCGACTCTCGCCGATGTCGCCGCACTCTCCGGTATGTCGAAGACCGCGGTCAGCATGATCCTGAACGATCGACCGGGCTCGCGCCTCTCCGTCGACGCGGCGCGACGGGTTCGCGCCGCCGCCGAGGAGCTCGGGTACCGGCCCAATCCCGCAGCTCAGAGCCTGCGACTCGGCAAGACGAAGACGCTCGGTTTCATCTCCGATCAGATCACCGTGACCCGCTATGCCTCCGAGATGATCCGCGGACTGCTCTCTGCGGCCAAGGAGCACGGCTACACCATTCTCATCGCCGAGACCGAGGGCGATGACGCGACGATCTCCGACGAGATCCAGGCGATGATCGACCGCCGCGTCGACGGCATCCTGATCGGGCTCCTCGGCGCGCGCATGATCGAGGTTCCGCAGACGCCGCGCGACGTGCCGGTCGTGATCGTGAACGGCACGTCGACGACCGGGCACCCCTCGGTGCTGCCGGACGAGCGCACCGCCGGTCACGCGATGGCGCACCTGCTCACCGACGCCGGGCACCGCCGCATCGGTGTGATCGGCAACAATCCCCTCGCGGTCTCGTCGCCACGGCACTCGGTCACCATCGGGCCGCGGTTCGATGGCATCCACGCCGCCTTCGCCGAGGCGGGCGTTCAGTCGTTCGTCGTCGACGTTCCGGACTGGAACCCCGATGTCGGCTACACCCGCACCCTGCAGATGCTCGACGCGCATCCCGATCTCACAGCGATCCTGGCCGGCAACGACGGCGTGGCGTTCGGCGCGTACCAGGCGATCGCGGAGCGCGGGCTGAAGGTGCCGGACGACATCTCCGTCGCGTCGTTCGACGACGAAGAGCTGGCGAGCTTCCAACGACCGGGCCTGACGACCGCGCGGCTCCCCTATGACGTGATGGGGCGCACTGCCGTCGAGATGCTGCTCGGCGAGATCCCCCTGGGGGCGGTGCTGATCCCCATGCCGGTCATCACGCGATCGTCGATACGCCGCCTGGGTTGA
- a CDS encoding LacI family DNA-binding transcriptional regulator: protein MTKRPVTMSDVARDLGLSRSAVSFAFNDENQVSAETRDRVRERAAELGYRPNAGARALAGQRTDLFGLVTDIVSTPFGGDLIAGAQDWFWRHGKSLIIAGAAHIERPDARSIEMMLEHRVGGIIVATTWNRPIDLPASLDGVPVVLVHCFDPLGRYSTVLPDEENGGYSATSMLLEARRRRVAFINLPGDLVAAEGREAGYRRAMADAGIAIDPALMVRSGPEAEDGYRVAIELLRDRDIDGLFCANDRIAMGAYEAARELGLRIPEDISIVGFDNQEIIAGSLRPGLSSVALPFREMGERGAELLMNAADGEPPSHVMVGCPPIARNSVSIPT from the coding sequence ATGACGAAGCGACCCGTCACCATGAGTGATGTAGCCAGAGATCTCGGTCTCTCCCGCTCGGCGGTGTCCTTCGCGTTCAACGACGAGAACCAGGTCTCCGCCGAGACTCGCGACCGTGTGCGGGAGCGGGCCGCCGAACTCGGGTACCGTCCGAACGCCGGCGCCAGGGCGCTCGCCGGACAGCGCACCGACCTGTTCGGGCTCGTGACCGACATCGTGTCGACGCCCTTCGGCGGCGATCTGATCGCCGGAGCGCAGGACTGGTTCTGGCGCCACGGCAAGTCGCTCATCATCGCGGGTGCCGCGCACATCGAGCGTCCGGACGCCCGGTCGATCGAGATGATGCTCGAGCACCGCGTCGGCGGCATCATCGTCGCCACCACGTGGAACCGGCCCATCGACCTGCCCGCCTCCCTCGACGGAGTGCCTGTCGTCCTCGTCCACTGCTTCGACCCGCTCGGACGCTATTCGACGGTTCTCCCCGACGAGGAGAACGGCGGCTACTCCGCGACGTCGATGCTGCTCGAGGCGCGGCGTCGCCGGGTGGCGTTCATCAATCTGCCGGGCGATCTCGTGGCCGCGGAAGGCCGCGAGGCCGGCTACCGCCGCGCCATGGCCGATGCGGGGATCGCCATCGACCCCGCGCTCATGGTCCGGTCCGGACCCGAAGCCGAAGACGGCTACCGGGTCGCGATCGAGCTGCTGCGCGATCGCGACATCGACGGACTGTTCTGCGCCAACGACCGTATCGCGATGGGCGCGTACGAGGCCGCGAGGGAGCTCGGTCTCCGCATCCCCGAAGACATCTCGATCGTCGGCTTCGACAACCAGGAGATCATCGCCGGATCCTTGCGTCCCGGCCTCTCCTCGGTCGCCCTGCCCTTCCGCGAGATGGGGGAGCGGGGCGCGGAGCTCCTCATGAACGCCGCCGACGGCGAGCCGCCGTCCCACGTGATGGTGGGCTGCCCGCCCATCGCGCGGAATTCGGTCTCGATTCCGACCTGA
- a CDS encoding ABC transporter substrate-binding protein: MTDSRSRRFWRALVGATAVVGAAAMALSGCAPAQSGAKSDMLRVAAIGNASFVQNFNPFSPTAVAMSKNAVYESMMVTNLPKGEIVPWLASGYEWSDDGLTLTFTLNDDLTWSDGEELTSEDVAYSFDLAREVLGESTYEYVDSVATPDDTTVAFAFNRPYTPGLYELGVQLIVPEHIWKDVDDPAKFQNSDPVASGPFTEVTNFSAQSFDLLRNPHYWQKDKADYTGIRVIAYGGNDAANIAAINGDIDFGLGFIQDIQKTYVDVDPEHRGYWFPAVGSTIALTLNTAQGPYDDVNLRKAISMGIDREAVVAKGMNGYTHPSDCTGLSDAYDTWRDEALVSQCDWTTYDVDAANALLDSSGYERGADGMRVTPDGAPLEFSIGVGSASTDWIAVAQVISDNMTELGISAPLKVQDWSQINQALFGGTFQGNIAWSGAGVTPFEYYRSAMSCRTVKPVGEEATQNFQRFCSEEADQLLDQFAAATSDEEQAAVMDKLQAVYSESAPTIPLFPGPEWGAYNSTNFVGWPSEDDPYATLSASVSSTVMVLANIRPRE; encoded by the coding sequence ATGACTGATTCTCGTTCGCGCCGTTTCTGGCGCGCGTTAGTTGGCGCCACCGCCGTGGTCGGCGCGGCCGCCATGGCACTGTCGGGCTGCGCTCCGGCCCAGTCCGGTGCGAAGTCCGACATGCTCCGCGTCGCCGCTATCGGCAACGCGTCGTTCGTGCAGAACTTCAACCCCTTCTCGCCGACCGCGGTCGCGATGTCGAAGAACGCCGTCTACGAGTCGATGATGGTGACGAACCTCCCCAAGGGCGAGATCGTGCCCTGGCTCGCCTCCGGGTACGAGTGGAGCGACGACGGACTCACGCTCACCTTCACGCTCAACGACGACCTCACCTGGTCCGACGGCGAGGAGCTGACGTCGGAGGACGTGGCGTACTCCTTCGACCTCGCCCGCGAGGTGCTCGGCGAGTCGACCTACGAGTACGTCGACTCGGTCGCGACCCCCGATGACACGACGGTCGCCTTCGCGTTCAACCGTCCCTACACGCCCGGCCTGTATGAGCTGGGTGTTCAGCTGATCGTTCCCGAGCACATCTGGAAGGACGTCGACGACCCGGCGAAGTTCCAGAACTCCGACCCCGTCGCCTCGGGCCCGTTCACCGAGGTCACCAACTTCTCGGCGCAGTCCTTCGACCTGCTCCGCAACCCGCACTACTGGCAGAAGGACAAGGCCGACTACACCGGCATCCGAGTCATCGCCTACGGCGGAAACGACGCCGCGAACATCGCCGCGATCAACGGCGACATCGACTTCGGCCTCGGCTTCATCCAGGACATCCAGAAGACCTACGTGGATGTCGATCCCGAGCACCGCGGCTACTGGTTCCCGGCCGTCGGCTCCACCATCGCCCTGACGCTCAACACCGCGCAGGGGCCCTACGACGACGTGAACCTCCGCAAGGCGATCAGCATGGGCATCGACCGCGAGGCCGTCGTCGCCAAGGGGATGAACGGCTACACGCACCCCTCCGACTGCACCGGCCTGAGCGACGCGTACGACACGTGGCGCGACGAGGCACTCGTCTCGCAGTGCGACTGGACCACCTACGACGTGGATGCCGCGAATGCGCTGCTCGACTCGTCGGGCTACGAGCGCGGGGCCGACGGCATGCGCGTCACTCCCGACGGAGCACCGCTGGAGTTCAGCATCGGCGTCGGGTCCGCCTCGACCGACTGGATCGCGGTCGCCCAGGTGATCTCCGACAACATGACCGAGCTCGGCATCAGCGCACCGCTGAAGGTGCAGGACTGGTCGCAGATCAACCAGGCGCTGTTCGGCGGTACGTTCCAGGGCAACATCGCCTGGAGCGGCGCGGGCGTCACGCCGTTCGAGTACTACCGCAGCGCGATGTCGTGCCGCACGGTGAAGCCCGTGGGCGAGGAGGCGACCCAGAACTTCCAGCGCTTCTGCAGTGAAGAGGCGGACCAGCTGCTCGATCAGTTCGCCGCGGCCACCAGCGACGAGGAGCAGGCGGCCGTCATGGACAAGCTGCAGGCCGTCTACTCGGAGTCCGCGCCCACCATCCCGCTGTTCCCCGGCCCGGAGTGGGGTGCCTACAACAGCACCAACTTCGTGGGCTGGCCGAGCGAGGACGACCCCTACGCGACGCTGTCGGCCAGCGTCTCGAGCACCGTGATGGTGCTGGCGAACATCCGCCCGCGCGAGTGA
- a CDS encoding ABC transporter permease, whose translation MAFVLRRLGYYLIAFWASLTINFLLPRLMPGDPVGRMLGQMQNLTDDQVAQFRHLFGLDDRPVWQQYIQYIGDVFTGNLGLSISQFPTPVVQVIGAQLGYTILLGGTALVISFVLGNLLGIWAAWRRGGALDTIFPPLLVFTGSFPYFFIAMIALYLFAVTLKWFPIGQAFTLGTVPSFSGEFIGDLMLHLVLPAGTIVAVSIGGWMLGMRNTMIGTAAEDYITMARAKGLTERRIMYRYAARNAMLPSVTAFGMSIGFVVGGALLTEVVFAYPGIGYQLLRAVQALDYPLMQGIFLTLTGAVLVANFLIDIFYVRLDPRVRVR comes from the coding sequence ATGGCTTTCGTTCTCCGCAGACTCGGCTACTACCTGATCGCGTTCTGGGCATCCCTCACGATCAACTTCCTGCTCCCGCGCCTGATGCCTGGCGACCCCGTCGGCCGCATGCTCGGTCAGATGCAGAACCTGACCGACGATCAGGTCGCGCAGTTCCGGCACCTGTTCGGTCTCGACGACCGTCCGGTGTGGCAGCAGTACATCCAGTACATCGGCGACGTCTTCACCGGCAACCTCGGCCTCTCGATCTCGCAGTTCCCGACGCCCGTCGTGCAGGTGATCGGCGCGCAGCTCGGGTACACGATCCTTCTCGGCGGCACGGCGCTGGTGATCTCGTTCGTTCTCGGCAACCTGCTGGGCATCTGGGCGGCCTGGCGGCGCGGCGGTGCGCTGGACACCATCTTTCCGCCGCTGCTGGTGTTCACCGGGTCGTTCCCCTACTTCTTCATCGCGATGATCGCGCTGTACCTGTTCGCCGTGACCCTGAAGTGGTTCCCGATCGGTCAGGCGTTCACGCTCGGCACCGTCCCCTCGTTCAGCGGGGAGTTCATCGGCGACCTGATGCTGCACCTCGTCCTGCCCGCCGGCACGATCGTGGCGGTCTCGATCGGCGGATGGATGCTGGGCATGCGCAACACCATGATCGGCACCGCCGCCGAGGACTACATCACGATGGCGCGCGCGAAGGGTCTGACCGAGCGGCGGATCATGTACCGCTACGCGGCCCGCAACGCCATGCTGCCCTCGGTGACCGCCTTCGGGATGTCGATCGGCTTCGTGGTCGGCGGCGCCCTGCTCACCGAGGTCGTCTTCGCCTACCCCGGCATCGGCTATCAGCTGCTCCGGGCCGTGCAGGCGCTGGACTACCCGCTCATGCAGGGCATCTTCCTCACCCTGACCGGCGCCGTGCTGGTCGCCAACTTCCTGATCGACATCTTCTACGTGCGGCTCGACCCGCGTGTGCGAGTGAGGTAA